One segment of Setaria viridis chromosome 4, Setaria_viridis_v4.0, whole genome shotgun sequence DNA contains the following:
- the LOC117853865 gene encoding spermine synthase isoform X1: protein MPRLRVWFNMNAKDWDLQRATGPMEAGDAGNGSAAAAQIKGSGDDAAHKPLPPCCVKAKAGVPESEAKCHDTVVSGWFTEPRSRFGKTSKMQYYNNPMWPGEAHSLKVEKILYQGKSPYQEILVLESSTYGNVLVLDGIVQLTDKDECAYQEMVTHLPLCSIPSPKNVLVVGGGDGGVLREIARHDSVETIDICEIDQLVIDVCKEFFPNLSIGYKDPRVRLHVGDAVDFLRNSPEGKYDAIIVDSSDPIGPAQALVEKPFFQTIARALKSGGVLCNLAESMWLHTHLIQDMLAICRQTFKGAVHYAWTSVPTYPSGVIGFLLCAKEGRPVNFLTPVNPIEKIQGATKAGKELRFYNSEIHRAAFVLPTFVRRELESYTTPSTSNEKEKPKESVSKSQKIKILPNNAIVTAS, encoded by the exons ATGCCTCGCTTACGTGTTTGGTTCAACATGAATGCAAA AGACTGGGACCTTCAAAGAGCAACAGGACCCATGGAGGCTGGAGACGCAGGAAACGGTTCTGCAGCAGCGGCACAGATAAAGGGAAGTGGGGATGATGCCGCCCACAAACCGCTGCCTCCTTGCTGCGTCAAGGCCAAGGCCGGCGTGCCTGAATCCGAGGCCAAGTGCCATGATACCGTGGTTTCGGGCTGGTTCACCGAACCCAGATCGCGCTTCG GTAAAACAAGCAAAATGCAGTACTACAACAACCCTATGTGGCCTg GAGAGGCTCACTCTCTGAAAGTGGAGAAGATTCTGTACCAAGGGAAATCACCTTACCAAGAGATTTTAGTTTTGGAA TCTTCAACCTATGGAAATGTTCTTGTGCTTGATGGTATAGTTCAGCTGACCGACAAGGACGAATGTGCATACCAGGAAATGGTTACTCACCTTCCACTATGTTCAATTCCATCACCGAAGAAT GTTTTGGTTGTTGgaggtggtgatggtggtgtaCTGCGGGAAATAGCCAGACATGATTCAGTGGAGACTATTGATATATGTGAGATTGATCAACTAGTTATTGAT GTTTGCAAAGAGTTCTTTCCGAACTTATCCATTGGATATAAAGATCCTCGTGTCCGACTTCATGTTGGTGATG CTGTTGATTTCTTGAGGAATTCTCCTGAAGGGAAATATGATGCTATTATTGTTGATTCATCAGATCCAATTG GTCCAGCTCAGGCACTTGTGGAGAAACCATTTTTTCAGACAATTGCTAGAGCTTTAAAGTCTGGTGGTGTTCTTTGTAATCTTGCTGAGAGCATGTGGCTGCACACACATTTAATCCAGGATATGCTGGCTATCTGTCGTCAGACATTCAAGGGTGCTGTGCACTATGCATGGACAAGCGTTCCAACATATCCCAG TGGTGTCATTGGATTTTTGCTATGCGCGAAAGAAGGTCGACCCGTGAACTTCTTAACTCCTGTGAACCCAATTGAGAAAATACAAGGAGCTACAAAAGCTGGAAAGGAACTCAGATTTTATAATTCAGAG ATTCATCGGGCTGCTTTTGTTCTGCCAACATTTGTAAGAAGAGAACTGGAATCATATACCACTCCTAGTACTTCTAATGAAAAG GAGAAGCCAAAAGAATCAGTTTCGAAGTCGCAGAAGATAAAGATATTGCCAAACAATGCCATTGTTACAGCTTCCTAG
- the LOC117853865 gene encoding spermine synthase isoform X2 → MEAGDAGNGSAAAAQIKGSGDDAAHKPLPPCCVKAKAGVPESEAKCHDTVVSGWFTEPRSRFGKTSKMQYYNNPMWPGEAHSLKVEKILYQGKSPYQEILVLESSTYGNVLVLDGIVQLTDKDECAYQEMVTHLPLCSIPSPKNVLVVGGGDGGVLREIARHDSVETIDICEIDQLVIDVCKEFFPNLSIGYKDPRVRLHVGDAVDFLRNSPEGKYDAIIVDSSDPIGPAQALVEKPFFQTIARALKSGGVLCNLAESMWLHTHLIQDMLAICRQTFKGAVHYAWTSVPTYPSGVIGFLLCAKEGRPVNFLTPVNPIEKIQGATKAGKELRFYNSEIHRAAFVLPTFVRRELESYTTPSTSNEKEKPKESVSKSQKIKILPNNAIVTAS, encoded by the exons ATGGAGGCTGGAGACGCAGGAAACGGTTCTGCAGCAGCGGCACAGATAAAGGGAAGTGGGGATGATGCCGCCCACAAACCGCTGCCTCCTTGCTGCGTCAAGGCCAAGGCCGGCGTGCCTGAATCCGAGGCCAAGTGCCATGATACCGTGGTTTCGGGCTGGTTCACCGAACCCAGATCGCGCTTCG GTAAAACAAGCAAAATGCAGTACTACAACAACCCTATGTGGCCTg GAGAGGCTCACTCTCTGAAAGTGGAGAAGATTCTGTACCAAGGGAAATCACCTTACCAAGAGATTTTAGTTTTGGAA TCTTCAACCTATGGAAATGTTCTTGTGCTTGATGGTATAGTTCAGCTGACCGACAAGGACGAATGTGCATACCAGGAAATGGTTACTCACCTTCCACTATGTTCAATTCCATCACCGAAGAAT GTTTTGGTTGTTGgaggtggtgatggtggtgtaCTGCGGGAAATAGCCAGACATGATTCAGTGGAGACTATTGATATATGTGAGATTGATCAACTAGTTATTGAT GTTTGCAAAGAGTTCTTTCCGAACTTATCCATTGGATATAAAGATCCTCGTGTCCGACTTCATGTTGGTGATG CTGTTGATTTCTTGAGGAATTCTCCTGAAGGGAAATATGATGCTATTATTGTTGATTCATCAGATCCAATTG GTCCAGCTCAGGCACTTGTGGAGAAACCATTTTTTCAGACAATTGCTAGAGCTTTAAAGTCTGGTGGTGTTCTTTGTAATCTTGCTGAGAGCATGTGGCTGCACACACATTTAATCCAGGATATGCTGGCTATCTGTCGTCAGACATTCAAGGGTGCTGTGCACTATGCATGGACAAGCGTTCCAACATATCCCAG TGGTGTCATTGGATTTTTGCTATGCGCGAAAGAAGGTCGACCCGTGAACTTCTTAACTCCTGTGAACCCAATTGAGAAAATACAAGGAGCTACAAAAGCTGGAAAGGAACTCAGATTTTATAATTCAGAG ATTCATCGGGCTGCTTTTGTTCTGCCAACATTTGTAAGAAGAGAACTGGAATCATATACCACTCCTAGTACTTCTAATGAAAAG GAGAAGCCAAAAGAATCAGTTTCGAAGTCGCAGAAGATAAAGATATTGCCAAACAATGCCATTGTTACAGCTTCCTAG
- the LOC117852509 gene encoding uncharacterized protein, which produces MADTARDGVDAFADEAEPTVTIGEYIEGIEAEELEVDLVLGGDDGKECTYAGGYLKRQAVFSCLTCVPDGVAGVCTACSLACHDGHEIVELWTKRRFRCDCGNSKFGGHLCKLCPEKDSENPENCYNHNFKGSYCTCGRPYPDPEAKEQVEMIQCCICEDWFHEDHIGLNSIEEIPRDEEGEPLYEDFICHKCSPVCHFLKLYPQTIWASGKQKLASQTDTSNSTVMEGGPSDQANIEKHENGDLVDHMCGEKTSMENGTAKDIAVPEKANLGSSSGDICKLGMDVNTMPAVTERNMPFFMSKGWRDTLCRCETCTNFYAQQGIAYLVDKEDSIEEYEKIAKQKREKKLEQQEGAETNFLNSLNHVQKIEILSGINDMKNEFQSFLESFDSSKPVTSEDIRSVFENLAKKKKQRLS; this is translated from the exons ATGGCGGACACGGCGCGCGACGGCGTGGACGCCTTcgcggacgaggcggagcccaCGGTCACCATCGGCGAGTACATCGAGGGCATCGAGGCCGAGGAGCTG GAGGTGGATTTGGTGCTGGGCGGGGACGACGGCAAGGAGTGCACCTACGCCGGCGGGTACCTCAAGCGACAAGCCGTCTTCTCCTGCCTCACCTGCGTGCCCGATGGAGTCGCCGGGGTTTGCACCGCCTGCAGCCTCGCATGCCACGACGGACATGAG ATTGTTGAACTTTGGACAAAGAGAAGGTTTCGTTGTGACTGTGGGAACTCAAAGTTTGGCGGTCACCTCTGCAAACTCTGCCCTGAGAAAGATTCTGAGAATCCAGAAAATTGTTATAACCATAACTTCAAAGGTTCATATTGCACATGTGGAAGGCCGTATCCTGATCCAGAAGCTAAAGAGCAAGTTGAAATGATACAATGCTGTATTTGTGAGGACTGGTTTCATGAGGATCATATTGGTCTTAACTCTATTGAAGAG ATACCGCGAGATGAGGAAGGGGAGCCACTCTATGAGGATTTCATATGCCATAAATGCTCACCTGTTTGTCATTTCTTGAAACTGTATCCTCAAACAATCTGGGCTTCTGGTAAGCAGAAATTGGCATCACAAACTGATACAAGTAATTCAACTGTGATGGAAGGAGGACCTTCAGATCAGGCTAACATTGAGAAACATGAAAATGGTGATCTTGTTGATCATATGTGTGGTGAGAAGACCTCCATGGAGAATGGTACTGCAAAAGATATTGCTGTTCCTGAGAAGGCCAATTTAGGGAGCAGTTCTGGAGACATCTGCAAGCTAGGAATGGATGTAAATACGATGCCAGCTGTTACAGAGAGAAATATGCCCTTTTTCATGTCTAAAGGCTGGAGGGATACACTATGCAGGTGCGAAACATGCACTAACTTCTATGCACAACAGGGTATTGCATATCTTGTTGACAAGGAGGACTCTATTGAGGAGTATGAGAAGATTGCCAAGCAGAAGAGGGAGAAGAAGTTGGAGCAGCAGGAAGGAGCTGAGACAAACTTCCTGAATTCGCTTAACCATGTTCAGAAGATAGAGATCTTGAGTGGCATTAATGACATGAAGAATGAGTTTCAGTCCTTTTTG GAATCTTTTGACTCGTCAAAACCAGTCACGTCTGAAGATATCCGCTCTGTTTTCGAGAATCTGGCGAAAAAGAAGAAACAGAGGTTATCTTAG